The Rhodothermus marinus DSM 4252 DNA segment GGCACGCCGCGCCATCTCTTCGGGCGCGTCTTCCGGGTACTGCTCCGGATCGTTCGCATTGATCGCCACAAAGCGCACACCCTTCGGCTGATAGGCCCGGGCTACCTCGATCAACGCATCTTCAATGTGCTGTGCGTAGGGACAGTGATTGCAGGTGAAGACCACCACGAGCGCCCGGGCGTCGGCAAAATCCTCCAGGCTGCGCGTGGGCTTGTCGAGCCCATCGGCTTCGGGATTGACCACGGGCAGATCGAACGGAGGCGCTTCGGTACCTGGCGCGATCTCCTGCGAATACGTCAGAGCCATAGGGCATC contains these protein-coding regions:
- a CDS encoding thioredoxin family protein; translated protein: MALTYSQEIAPGTEAPPFDLPVVNPEADGLDKPTRSLEDFADARALVVVFTCNHCPYAQHIEDALIEVARAYQPKGVRFVAINANDPEQYPEDAPEEMARRARAKGYPFPYLFDETQEVAKAYGALCTPDLYVFDADRRLVYHGRFDDTRPGQGRPATGADLKRALDELLDTGKVSGPQYPSMGCNIKWKPGNEPR